A stretch of Dysidea avara chromosome 5, odDysAvar1.4, whole genome shotgun sequence DNA encodes these proteins:
- the LOC136255341 gene encoding uncharacterized protein, whose product MAEIKRLISSRRGFRAHLTKLLQSLTETLTNASQPLTEDNIASLKDLHEQLQRKQELISGLDAKILEATTNDEEIEAEVLQTEEVNSSISSAKVKITERLRSVSTTTEGHTSPYHTSPPPAAVPQVTRLPKLELPQFAGNPLHWHSFWDCFEAAIHNNTSLTRVQKLSYLRAQLCGDAARVIAGFQLTNDSYTDSVTLLKERFGQTYTQVDAHMQALIDTPAPSNTVSSLREFYDSTEAHIRSLATLGKPEDSYGTLLIPILLGKLPSQTKKNLIRSHGRKEWSITELQAGILNELYILEMGSAEPRSSPPPPTASFLAGTKKSTTTTKGKPRCPFCAGSHIPSLCESFKDPKQRCDIVRQNKLCFNCLGHHRVSQCNSRHRCHNCQRKHHTSLCTSRQDNPADQSGHSTSTAQQNTTLPSQSAVATITHSTDTASLSMTIPSPQNSVCLLKTAVATVTNGSNLTKANLLFDEGSQRSFITQDLAKTLALQPFRKEDLTVSSFGAQCQVNREVNVAVISLLTMSGQAIPLTVLVVPRIATPIQNTVTSSVTRLPHLRNLPLAHPLTTDKEFDISILVGADHYWDIVGDRVIRGDGPTAVESKLGYLLSGPAPLTTGQFFTSINCVVMLTTPPSEFNLERFWDLESVGVIPTDDSLGDNVLNHYITSCVQRDQGGAYVARFPWKPDHPALPTNVTVAKQRTRQLVKRLSKNPDLLTTYHQIISEQETRGFIERVDNHSTSHSGVHYIPHHAVEKDSTTTPIRIVFDCSCRESANSPCLNDCLIIGSTCDNDLCAILIRFRSHCFGISTDIEKAFLHIQLHPDDRNYTRFFWLSDPTDPSSQLCVYRFKVVPFGATSSPFMLNAVLQYHLRQYSTPVSLDMCSNLYVDNIITGCDVEQDVVNYYREARAIMCDARLNLRSWSSNSVALTTIATKDNTAEKAVSVNILGLRWIPWSDKLHLAAKPSILTNDHLVTKREVLQDLSKVFDPLGFVAPVVIRAKMLMQTLWQLKVTWDEPLQENIQAQWKDIAGDLKTATAFSVSRCYFIARMTCPVVHCFVDASKHAYGAVVFLTQGNEVSFVTAKTRVAPLKTLTIPRLELMAALVGTRLTHFVIEAIPVSNSLVFMWSDSQIVLHWIKSQKPLPVFIRNRTTEINSLLPSANWNYCPTADNPADLLSRGTTTKLLMSSHLWQHGPKWLTTPDYWPSLQPPHLSPMVLAAAVATEFVPMKQAPPDLGLHCAISIDRHSSLTKLLSVTAYVYRFIDNLRTQPQQRLSGPVNAEELQRVSLRWIKDAQQSIYWKEINNLQMTTKQPKTARLSLVRQLRLFLDSDGLLRCGGRIHNAPVSETAKFPFLLPPKHPLSRLIILDIHIKLCHSGTNATLTGLRQSFWIPAARQYVKSILHHCVTCHKVNGRLYAAPDPPPLPQLRTQDVHPFTFTGVDFTGALYVQQGKEEVKVYLCLFTCATTRAVHLEIVQDLTADTFLMAFRKFAGRRSLPTIMMSDNGSTYLSAASELRSLMESPTVKEELGRRSVSWRFIPKRAPWFGGFWERLIGLSKSAIKKVLGRRHVSLLTLETITVEVEATLNDRPLTFVSSELGDPEPLTPAHLLHGRRITCLPHQLVEMDELIDPSYRETSQLQKKAKVQAAILRDFRKRWCHEYLTALREYHRASGNNKQSIREGDVVVVHDDTPRATWRMAVVTDLIAGRDGLIRAAVIRTANGNTTRPITKLYPLELNATEEKELGVEKSLTATTNSDNITTDPDNSGSEHSRPQRASARKATDQVKEWVRLLSAPPEDVVEEEL is encoded by the coding sequence ATGGCGGAAATAAAGAGACTGATCTCGTCTAGACGAGGATTCCGAGCGCATCTTACGAAGTTACTACAGAGTTTGACTGAGACTCTAACTAATGCGTCACAACCGCTCACTGAGGATAACATCGCCAGTTTGAAGGACCTCCACGAACAACTCCAGCGGAAACAAGAATTGATTTCAGGGCTAGACGCCAAGATACTGGAAGCCACCACAAACGATGAGGAGATAGAAGCAGAAGTATTACAGACTGAAGAAGTAAACTCCTCCATATCCTCAGCTAAGGTGAAAATCACTGAACGCCTTAGGTCAGTATCCACAACTACAGAAGGGCACACATCCCCTTACCATACATCACCTCCTCCTGCTGCGGTACCACAAGTAACTCGATTACCCAAATTAGAGCTACCACAGTTTGCTGGCAACCCCCTTCATTGGCACTCCTTCTGGGACTGCTTCGAGGCGGCAATCCACAACAACACTTCTTTGACCAGGGTGCAGAAACTTAGTTATCTTCGCGCACAGCTCTGTGGAGATGCTGCCCGTGTCATCGCTGGCTTCCAGTTGACAAACGATAGCTACACTGATTCAGTTACCTTGTTGAAGGAACGGTTTGGTCAGACCTACACACAAGTTGACGCCCACATGCAAGCTTTGATTGACACTCCTGCCCCAAGCAACACAGTCTCCAGCTTGCGAGAATTCTATGATTCTACTGAGGCACACATCCGTAGCCTGGCAACACTTGGGAAACCAGAGGACTCGTATGGCACTTTACTCATACCCATTCTCTTAGGAAAACTGCCCTCCCAAACCAAGAAGAATTTAATCAGATCACATGGCAGGAAGGAGTGgtccattacagaattacaagCAGGTATTCTAAACGAACTGTACATTCTTGAGATGGGATCAGCAGAACCACGCAGTTCCCCACCCCCACCTACTGCTTCATTTCTTGCAGGTACTAAGAAGTCCACCACAACTACTAAAGGCAAACCGCGGTGCCCATTCTGTGCAGGGTCACACATTCCTTCACTTTGTGAGTCATTCAAGGATCCAAAGCAACGCTGTGATATAGTACGACAGAACAAACTTTGTTTTAATTGCCTAGGACACCATAGGGTGTCTCAGTGTAACTCTAGACATCGCTGCCACAACTGCCAGCGTAAACATCATACCAGCCTATGTACTTCTAGGCAAGACAACCCTGCAGACCAATCTGGCCACTCTACAAGCACCGCACAGCAGAACACCACCCTACCTAGTCAGTCTGCCGTTGCTACCATTACACACTCAACGGACACTGCCTCACTGTCAATGACCATCCCATCACCACAAAACAGTGTATGCCTTCTGAAAACAGCTGTGGCAACTGTCACAAATGGAAGCAACCTGACCAAGGCTAACCTGCTGTTTGATGAAGGTTCTCAGCGGTCATTCATCACTCAAGACCTAGCTAAGACCCTTGCTCTACAACCATTCCGTAAGGAAGACCTCACAGTTTCGTCATTCGGCGCACAGTGTCAAGTGAATCGTGAGGTGAATGTTGCTGTTATCAGTTTGCTTACCATGTCCGGCCAAGCCATACCACTCACTGTACTTGTAGTACCTCGTATTGCAACACCTATACAGAACACAGTGACCTCCAGTGTTACTCGACTTCCACACCTCCGGAATCTCCCGCTGGCCCACCCACTGACCACTGACAAGGAATTTGACATCTCTATTTTAGTAGGGGCTGACCACTACTGGGACATTGTCGGAGACCGTGTTATAAGAGGTGATGGACCAACTGCAGTTGAATCAAAGCTGGGTTACCTGCTATCTGGACCGGCTCCATTAACAACCGGACAATTTTTCACCAGTATCAACTGCGTCGTGATGTTGACCACCCCCCCAAGTGAGTTCAACTTGGAGCGGTTTTGGGATCTAGAATCTGTGGGAGTAATCCCCACTGATGACAGTCTAGGAGACAATGTGCTGAACCACTATATAACTTCGTGTGTTCAACGAGATCAGGGCGGAGCATATGTTGCCAGATTCCCCTGGAAACCAGACCACCCTGCACTTCCAACCAATGTAACTGTAGCCAAGCAGAGAACCCGCCAGCTAGTCAAGCGTCTATCCAAAAATCCTGATCTACTGACGACGTATCACCAAATCATAAGTGAGCAGGAGACTAGGGGCTTCATTGAACGAGTGGACAACCACTCCACATCACACTCTGGAGTACACTACATCCCACACCATGCTGTAGAAAAGGATTCTACAACAACGCCGATACGAATTGTCTTTGACTGCAGTTGCCGTGAATCTGCCAACAGCCCCTGTCTTAATGATTGTCTGATAATAGGTTCAACATGTGATAATGATTTATGTGCAATTCTGATTCGTTTTAGATCACATTGTTTCGGAATATCTACTGATATTGAGAAGGCCTTCCTTCACATACAGCTACATCCTGATGATAGGAACTATACCCGCTTTTTTTGGTTATCTGATCCAACAGATCCCTCAAGTCAACTTTGTGTGTACCGTTTCAAGGTAGTGCCCTTTGGAGCCACCAGCTCGCCATTCATGCTCAATGCAGTGCTTCAGTATCACCTCAGACAATACAGCACACCCGTATCACTTGATATGTGCTCCAACCTTTACGTCGACAACATCATTACTGGCTGTGATGTGGAGCAAGATGTGGTGAACTATTACCGAGAAGCAAGAGCCATCATGTGTGATGCCAGACTGAATCTCCGCAGCTGGTCCTCCAATAGTGTTGCACTGACCACAATAGCCACCAAGGATAACACTGCCGAGAAAGCCGTATCAGTTAATATCTTGGGACTTCGTTGGATCCCTTGGTCAGACAAGCTCCACCTGGCTGCTAAACCATCCATTCTAACTAATGACCACCTTGTGACCAAGCGGGAAGTTTTACAAGATCTCTCTAAAGTATTCGACCCCTTGGGATTTGTGGCACCAGTAGTAATTCGTGCCAAGATGCTGATGCAGACACTGTGGCAACTTAAGGTCACATGGGATGAGCCACTACAAGAGAACATCCAAGCCCAATGGAAGGACATTGCTGGTGATCTTAAGACTGCAACAGCTTTCTCAGTAAGTAGATGTTACTTTATTGCACGCATGACATGTCCAGTTGTGCACTGTTTTGTTGATGCAAGCAAACATGCATATGGTGCAGTAGTATTCCTCACCCAGGGCAATGAAGTGTCATTTGTAACAGCAAAGACCCGTGTGGCACCCTTGAAGACACTCACCATCCCACGTTTAGAGCTCATGGCAGCTCTGGTTGGCACTCGTCTGACACACTTTGTGATTGAGGCAATTCCTGTCTCTAATTCATTAGTTTTTATGTGGTCCGATAGTCAGATTGTGCTCCACTGGATCAAGAGCCAGAAGCCTCTTCCGGTGTTCATACGGAACCGTACCACAGAAATTAATTCCTTATTACCAAGTGCCAATTGGAATTACTGCCCTACTGCCGATAACCCGGCTGATCTTCTCTCAAGGGGTACCACTACCAAACTGCTTATGTCATCACACCTATGGCAACATGGCCCCAAGTGGCTCACAACACCAGACTATTGGCCATCTCTTCAACCACCACATTTGTCACCAATGGTTTTGGCAGCAGCAGTGGCAACAGAGTTTGTGCCCATGAAGCAGGCACCACCAGATCTTGGGCTACACTGTGCCATCTCTATTGATCGCCATAGTTCTCTTACCAAGTTACTGTCAGTCACTGCGTATGTCTACCGTTTTATAGATAATCTCAGAACACAACCGCAGCAGAGGTTGAGTGGACCAGTCAATGCAGAGGAACTTCAACGGGTGAGCCTCAGGTGGATTAAGGATGCACAACAGTCCATCTACTGGAAGGAGATCAACAACCTCCAGATGACAACAAAGCAGCCTAAAACAGCTAGACTGTCACTTGTTCGACAATTACGGCTGTTCCTAGACTCAGATGGACTGCTACGCTGTGGTGGACGCATCCACAATGCTCCCGTTAGTGAGACTGCCAAGTTTCCTTTCCTGTTACCCCCAAAACATCCATTGTCAAGGCTGATCATCCTAGACATACACATCAAGCTATGTCACTCAGGCACCAATGCAACCCTAACTGGTTTACGTCAATCCTTCTGGATTCCTGCTGCACGCCAGTATGTCAAGTCCATCCTACATCACTGTGTCACATGCCACAAGGTGAATGGAAGACTATATGCTGCACCTGACCCCCCTCCTTTGCCTCAACTGAGAACACAGGATGTCCACCCATTCACATTTACAGGAGTGGATTTCACTGGGGCCCTGTATGTACAACAAGGCAAGGAGGAGGTCAAGGTATATCTGTGTCTCTTCACTTGTGCCACTACACGTGCCGTCCACCTGGAGATAGTCCAGGACTTGACAGCTGATACGTTCTTGATGGCTTTTCGTAAGTTTGCAGGAAGAAGATCACTACCAACAATCATGATGTCAGACAATGGTTCAACCTACCTATCAGCGGCATCAGAGCTACGTTCCCTAATGGAGTCACCAACAGTCAAGGAGGAACTTGGTAGAAGAAGTGTTTCATGGCGATTCATACCGAAGAGGGCCCCCTGGTTTGGGGGGTTCTGGGAACGATTGATTGGCCTATCCAAGTCTGCAATAAAGAAGGTTCTAGGAAGGAGGCATGTCTCACTGCTAACCTTAGAGACTATTACTGTAGAAGTAGAGGCTACACTCAATGACAGGCCACTCACGTTCGTCTCTTCTGAATTAGGTGATCCAGAACCCTTGACGCCTGCTCACCTTCTACACGGCCGCAGAATCACTTGCCTACCACATCAGTTGGTGGAGATGGATGAACTTATAGACCCAAGCTACAGAGAGACTAGTCAACTTCAGAAGAAAGCCAAGGTCCAGGCAGCCATACTGAGAGATTTTCGCAAGAGGTGGTGTCATGAGTACTTAACAGCATTAAGGGAGTACCACAGGGCATCTGGGAACAACAAACAGAGTATAAGAGAAGGTGATGTAGTCGTTGTTCATGATGACACCCCTCGAGCAACTTGGAGAATGGCTGTAGTGACGGATTTGATTGCTGGAAGAGATGGGCTGATACGAGCTGCTGTAATACGCACTGCTAATGGGAACACGACCAGACCAATAACTAAGCTGTACCCATTAGAACTCAATGCAACAGAAGAGAAGGAACTAGGGGTGGAGAAGAGTCTTACTGCTACTACCAATTCAGATAACATTACTACTGATCCAGACAACTCTGGGAGTGAGCACAGTCGCCCACAGCGAGCTTCTGCAAGGAAGGCCACAGATCAAGTGAAGGAATGGGTCAGACTTCTTTCtgcccccccggaggatgtcgtgGAGGAGGAACTGTAG